A stretch of the Macaca thibetana thibetana isolate TM-01 chromosome X, ASM2454274v1, whole genome shotgun sequence genome encodes the following:
- the LOC126946246 gene encoding LOW QUALITY PROTEIN: putative BMP-2-inducible kinase-like protein (The sequence of the model RefSeq protein was modified relative to this genomic sequence to represent the inferred CDS: inserted 1 base in 1 codon; substituted 2 bases at 2 genomic stop codons) yields MIAPSPKSSEEEEQEDEEVLQGEQGDFNDDDTEPENLGHRPLLMDSEDEEEEEKRSSDSDYEQAKAKYSDMSPVYRDKSGSGPTQDLNTILLTSAQLSSDVGVQTPKQEFDIFGAIPFFAECAQQPQQXKNEKNLPQHRFPAAGLQQEEFDVFTKAPFSKKVKVQECHAVGPETHPKSIDVFGSSPFQPFLTSTSKSESNEDLFGLVPFEEITGSQQQKVKQRSLQKLSSRQRRTKQDMSKSNGKGHHGTPTSTKTLKPTYRTPERARRHKKVGRRDSQSSNEFLTISDSKENTGVAETDGKDRGNVLXLEESLLDPFGAKPFHPPDLSWHPPRQGLSDIRADHNTVLPGRPRQNSLHGSFHSADVLKMDDFGAMPFTELVVQSITPHQSQQSXPIELYPLGAAPFPSKQ; encoded by the exons ATGATTGCCCCTTCTCCTAAGAGCAGTGAAGAGGAAGAGCAAGAGGATGAAGAAGTTCTTCAGGGAGAACAAGGAGATTTTAATGATGATGATACCGAACCAGAAAATCTGGGTCACAGGCCTCTCCTCATGGATTctgaagatgaggaagaagaggagaaacgTAGCTCTGATTCTGATTATGAGCAGGCTAAAGCGAAGTACAGTGACATGAGCCCTGTCTACAGAGACAAATCTGGCAGTGGACCAACCCAAGATCTTAATACAATACTCCTCACCTCAGCCCAGTTATCCTCTGATGTTGGAGTGCAGACTCCTAAACAGGAGTTCGATATATTTGGCGCCATCCCCTTCTTTGCAGAGTGTGCTCAACAGCCCcagc gaaagaatgaaaagaaccTCCCTCAACACAGGTTTCCTGCTGCGGGACTCCAGCAGGAGGAATTCGATGTATTCACAAAGGCGCCTTTTAGCAAGAAGGTGAAAGTACAAGAATGCCATGCGGTGGGGCCTGAGACACATCCCAAAAGCATAGATGTATTTGGCTCCTCCCCATTTCAGCCCTTCCTCACATCAACAAGTAAAAGTGAAAGCAACGAGGACCTTTTTGGGCTTGTGCCCTTTGAGGAAATAACGGGGAGCCAGCAGCAAAAAGTCAAACAGCGCAGCTTACAGAAACTGTCCTCTCGCCAAAGGCGCACAAAGCAGGATATGTCCAAAAGTAATGGGAAGGGGCATCATGGCACGCCAACTAGTACAAAGACTTTGAAGCCTACCTACCGCACTCCAGAGAGGGCTCGCAGGCACAAAAAAGTGGGTCGCCGAGACTCTCAAAGCAGCAATGAATTTTTAACCATCTCAGACTCCAAGGAGAACACTGGTGTTGCAGAGACTGATGGGAAAGATAGGGGGAATGTCTTATAACTCGAGGAGAGCCTGTTGGACCCCTTCGGTGCCAAGCCCTTCCATCCTCCAGACCTGTCATGGCACCCTCCACGTCAGGGCCTGAGTGACATCCGTGCTGATCACAATACTGTCCTGCCAGGGCGGCCAAGACAAAATTCACTACATGGGTCATTCCATAGTGCAGATGTATTGAAAATGGATGATTTTGGTGCCATGCCCTTTACAGAACTTGTGGTGCAAAGCATCACTCCACATCAGTCCCAACAGTCCTAACCAATCGAATTATACCCACTTGGTGCTGCCCCATTTCCTTCTAAACAGTAG